GTAATCGTCAGGACGCCGTCAGCGACACCGAGATCTGTGACGTACTCCTCGTCCTCGAGCAACTCCTGCCACTTCTCCTCGGAGAGTTCCGTCGCGAGCGAGATTCGAATCGGGTCGCCGTCGCTCGTCACCGTCGTCGTGCGCGTCGAGGCGCTCACCGGTCGCGCGTCCAGCGCCGCGTTCCCTGTGCGCGCTGTCGATACCTTCCCGTCGAGCGCGACGAGCGAGATGCGCCGTCCGTCCACGAGCGTCTGCTCGCTCTCCGGGAGCGTCGCGCCGTTGCCGAAGCCGTTGTACAGCACCGAGTTCTCGTACACCGTCGTCGGCGGGTTGCGGTACTCGGTGTACTCCGGGGCGTATTCGAGCGACCGCGTCTCGAACGTACGAACGTCCTCACCTGTCCAGTAGTCGGCGGTCTCTCCGTCGAGCGCTCTCGCGTTTTCGACGACGATGCCGTCGGCGTCGCTCTCGGTGGTCGAAAGCCGTCCGCTCACGGGCGGCGGGTTGACGAAAAGAACGCGGTTGGGATATCTGACCCCGAGAGAAATCGATACCGGTCGTGTCGTGTCGGTCGCCGCGCTCCGCAGAATTGCGCTTCTCGTGTCCAGCATGTCCTGCTGGACGCGCTGGTTGTGGTCGAACTCGACCCGCTCGTTGTCCGCCGGGACGACCTGCGCCTGATACATCGACATCGAGAGTATCAGGATGCCGAACAGGAGGATAGAGCCTACCTGAACGGTGACTGCGCGTCGGTCGTCCCGAAAGTTCATGGACGGGACAAGTCGTGGAGACAGTAAAGGTTACTGCTCCGAAGACTTTCAGTACGTCGGACGGTTACTCGTCGTCTTCGACGACTTCGGGGTCGCTCATCGCGCTCTGGAGACTGTCGAGACCGTTGACCCACTCGGAAACGAGACCGTACTCCAGTTCCTCGGCGACCGACATGTCGAGGTCGGCGCCGTCGATGACGTGCGTGCCCGCCTGAACGAGATACCCCAGCGCGGCGTCCAAATCGTCCTCCGCCTCAGCGTCGGCGGCGGCGTGGACGTACTCGTCGACGGGCGCGTCGCCGACGGTGCCGCCGTTGACGTACTCCTCGGCGGCGTAGAAGACGCAGACGAGACTCGTCTGGACGCCGTCGATAAGCATGAGTTTCTCCTCGTCCTCGAGCGACGGTTCGGCGAGGACGATGTCGCGAATCTTTGCGA
This genomic stretch from Haloprofundus salilacus harbors:
- a CDS encoding DUF2150 family protein gives rise to the protein MVDPEETFYTEERWQNWLTRVEEEELDPENEDSARLLLNLQDDAAIAVAKVVSAYEDDALEEERALDEIAKIRDIVLAEPSLEDEEKLMLIDGVQTSLVCVFYAAEEYVNGGTVGDAPVDEYVHAAADAEAEDDLDAALGYLVQAGTHVIDGADLDMSVAEELEYGLVSEWVNGLDSLQSAMSDPEVVEDDE
- a CDS encoding Ig-like domain-containing protein, with the protein product MNFRDDRRAVTVQVGSILLFGILILSMSMYQAQVVPADNERVEFDHNQRVQQDMLDTRSAILRSAATDTTRPVSISLGVRYPNRVLFVNPPPVSGRLSTTESDADGIVVENARALDGETADYWTGEDVRTFETRSLEYAPEYTEYRNPPTTVYENSVLYNGFGNGATLPESEQTLVDGRRISLVALDGKVSTARTGNAALDARPVSASTRTTTVTSDGDPIRISLATELSEEKWQELLEDEEYVTDLGVADGVLTITLEADQTYSLRMAKIGVGSGTNEESAAYVTDVEGNGATVDAGTSQNLVVEVRDRFGNPVSGESVDAEVTTGDGTVTFPEGSTTDDEGRVRVVYEAPDKSAQNEDVEVEVGYGDAEAEYATFGLTVAKGNEKGGGNGGGGG